The following is a genomic window from Nitrospira sp..
TCCGGAGGGGGCGCTCGCCCCGGTCGTAGCCGCGACGGGACCGACGGTCTCCAAGGTCGCCTCTTCAGCATCGTCCGGTGCCGGTGATGGTGAGTATGTCGGTGTGCCGATGGGAGGGCGTCGAGGATAACGCATTGCGGGTTCTAGAGCGTGGGCGAGAGGAGCTTTCCGACTCACGCATCACAACTGACGTTTCACCAGGAGTCTACGATGCCACGCGAGTTACATGTGATTTCACAGCCCAGTTCCAGCAACGGCGGAGATGCCTGTACCTATATGTGGGCCTGCGCCATTTGCGATGAAAATGAAACCTGTCAGAAAGACAAGGAAGGCCACAGCCGGTGGCTCGTCGCCAAACGCATGGAACGGATCGAATACAAAGTGCTGGTGATGAGCAACAAGGGCGGTGTGGGCAAGAGCACCTGCACCACCAATTTGGCGGTGAGCTTGGCGCTCAAAGGGTGGCATGTGGGGATTTGCGACATGGATATCCACGGCCCCAATATTCCGAAGATGGTGGGGGCGGAAGGGCAGAAACTGAAGATCAGCACGTCGGGCGGGATCATTCCGTTTCAGGCCTATAACATGAAGATCGCCTCGATGTCGTTCTTGTTGCAGAATTCCGACGATCCGATCATCTGGCGGGACGCGTACAAGTATGAGTTCATCAACCAATTGCTGGGCGGAGTGGAATGGCAGGACCTGAATTTCCTGCTGATCGATCTCCCGCCCGGGACCGGGAACGAGTCGGTCACGACCATCGATCTCCTGGGCAATGTCAGCGGGGCCGTGATCATCACGACGCCGCAGGAAGTGGCTCTGCTCGATTCGCGCAAATCCGTCACCTTTTGCAAGGACAGCGAAGTGCCGATCATCGGGATCGTAGAAAACATGAGCGGCCTGGAATGTCCCCATTGCCACAAACCTGTGGATGTCTTCCGCAAGGGCGGCGGTGAGGCCTCGGCGGCGGATATGGGTGTCCCGTTCCTGGGCCGGATTCCGCTGGATCCCGACGTGGTGATGCAAAGCGATGCGGGGGAGCCGTTCGCCCTCTTCAACTCCGATACGGCGACGGCCCAGGCTTACCACGACATCGCCAATCAGGTCGAAACCTTTTGCAAGAAGAGCGGATCGCTGGTCAAACCGGCGCCGCGCCACCAACATTGAGGGGAGTGTGATCGGTGAAAGCCGCTGATGCGACAACCGGGTTGACCCCCCTTCACGAAGCGCAGCGCATCGTGCTCGAAGCCGCTTCTCCGTTGGGGCTTGAAAAGGTCTCGATCCTGGATACTCTGGGCCGCGTGCTCGGGGAGGACATCGTGGCGGAACGTCATAATCCGCCCTGGGACAATTCCGCGATGGACGGCTTTGCGGTTCGCGCGGAGGATATCAAGCAGGACTATGCGATTTCGAAACCGGTCACGTTGACGATCATCGAAGATGTGCCGGCCGGAAAGATGCCGACCAAGTCCGTCGGGCGGGGGCAGGCCATCCGGATCATGACGGGCGCGCCGATCCCCAACGGCGCCGATACCGTCGTCAAGGTCGAAGATACCGAACATACGCCCGATTCGGTGCGTGTCTTCAAACCGGAGCCCCGCGGGTCCAATGTCAGGCCGCAGGGAGAGGATGTGAAGAAGGGCGATTGCATCATGTCCAAAGGAACGCCGATCCGTTCCGGCGAAACGGGGATGCTGGCGATCTTGGCGAAATCGTTCGTGCTGGTCTATCAACGGCCCAGGGTCGCCATTTTGTCGACCGGCGACGAACTCGCGGATCTCGACGAACGATTCAGCGACGAGAAGATCATCAATTCGAACAGTTATGGCATCGCGACAGCCGTGCAAGAGGCCGGCGGGGTGCCGATCCTGCTGGGAATCGCGCGCGACAATCCCGCCGCGTTGAAAGAAAAAATTTCACATGGGTTGAACGCCGACATCCTCGTGTTGTCCGGCGGGGTGTCGATGGGGGACTACGATTTCACGAAGGCGGTCTTCCGGGATCTGGGGGCCGAGATGAATTTCTGGAAGCTGGCCATTCGACCGGGGCAACCGCTCGCCTTCGGAAAGATTCAGGGCAAGTTGGCGTTCGGGCTGCCGGGCAATCCCGTTTCATCCATGGTGACCTTCGAACAATTGGTCAGACCCGCCATGTTGAAGTTGTCCGGGGCCCGGAGCTACGGCCGGCCGCTCGTGGAGGCGTTGTTTCAGGAGACATTCTCCAAGCGGTCCGATCGCCGCCATTTTCTCCGCGGGGTCCTGTGGCGGGAAGGTGGCGTCTTCAAAGTGCGGACGACCGGTGACCAAGGGTCCGGCATCTTGACCTCCATGGTGAAGGCCAACTGCCTGATCGATATTCCGGTCGAAGCCGAGCGCGTGAACCCCGGCGATCCGGTGACGGTGCAATTGTTGAGCGGTTCGGCATGGATGGAGCAGGCGGCACCGCTTCCGTCGACAGGGCATCGTCAGTCTTGCTGTTGAACCGCGAAAGGAACTCTCCATGGCCGTCCCCATTCTTTGTTTCGTCGGACGATCGAACAGCGGCAAGACGACCCTGATTGAGCGTGTGATCCCTGAATTGGTGCGGGCAGGATATAAGGTGGCGACCGTCAAACATGCCGGCCATGGGTTCGATTTGGACACCGAAGGGAAAGACAGTTGGCGCCATAAGCAAGCGGGGGCGAGTGCGGTCGTCATCATCTCGAAGAGCAGCCTGGCGATGTTTGCCGATGTGTCGGACCACATGAATGTCGAGGATGTGCGCGAGCGGTACCTGGATACTTCCTATGATTTGATCCTTGCCGAAGGCTGGCGTAGTGAAGGGTACCCCAAAATCGTGGTCGTGCGCGACCAGATCGGCGAGGTTCCGGTGTCGCACGACGGTCTCCTGGCCGTCGTGTCCAACAAGCCCATCGAGACGTCGGTCCCGCTGATCGATCCGGATGATGTGTCCGCCGTGGCGGCCTTGATCATCCGGCATTTCCCCAAAGCTCAAGGGGATGATGCGTAGGGTTTCGGCCATTGTGATCGGAGCGGTCGTGGCCGGCGCAGTGGCGGTGGGAGGAGTTGCGGTTCCGCTCACCAACCATCCGAAGTTCTGCGCCACCTGCCATACCATCAAACCGGCTTACGAGAGCTGGCTGCAATCGTCCCATAAAGAGGTGGAGTGCGTAGCCTGCCATGTCAGGCCCGGCGTCGTCGGGTGGTTGCACGACAAGGCCTGGCACGGAACCAGGGATGTGGCCATCTATCTGTTCGGCACACCGACGGAGCCTCACAATCTGCAGGCGCAGGTCGATTCAGGCGTTTGTCTCGGTTGCCATCGCAATATTCTCCGCGTGTCGGAAATTGCGACGCGAGATCTGCCGACACCGGTGAAAGATGTGGGATTGATCATGAGCCACCGCAAACATATGGAGGCGTTCGGCCGGCGCGGGCAAGGCGAAGGTTGCACGACCTGTCATGCGGCGGTCGTCCATGAACGGCCGATCAAGGGGTATCCCATCGTGATTCCCCGTGGGCACGTGGCGGCGGACAACAAATCCTGGAAGCCCGAGCATCCTGAGGGGTCCGTGCTGCACAAGCGTGCGCTGTCGGACTGCTTTCGTTGCCACGACAACAAAACCGAGTACGACGGCAGGGTACTGAGCCGGAAGTGCGAAACGTGTCATCTGCCCGAGAAGCTCACTGAGTTCCTGTCGTTTTAATCCACGGGAAAGAGCGCGTCATGCCATCTGCGGTGGTCGAAGTCCGCAACCTGACCAAACACTTCGGGGAGTTCACGGCGGTTGACGGCATCTCGTTCGATATCCGTCATGGAGAGATTCTCGGCCTGCTGGGGCCCAACGGTGCCGGGAAAACGACTACGTTCCAGATGATGTTGGGATTGGTGACGCCGAGCTCCGGATCGATCCACATGTTCGGGCTCGATTTGCAGCAACATCGGGAGGCAATCCTCCAGCAGGTCAATTTTTCATCCACCTACATTTCCATGCCCTATTCTCTGACGGTGGAGGAGAATCTCACCGTCGTCGGCCGCCTGTACGGACTGTCCGATATTCCCAGGCGGATCAACGACATGGTCAAAAAGCTGGAAATGGAAGAGTGGCGTCACAAACTCACCCGCAAACTCTCCTCGGGGCAAATGACGAGGTTGACCTTGGCCAAGGCGTTTCTCACGGAACCGAAGGTCCTGTTTCTGGACGAGCCTACCGCGAGCCTCGACCCGGATATCGCGCACAAAATCCGCGCGCTTCTGTTGGAGGAACGGCGGGCGAGCGGGCTCAGTATTCTCTACACATCGCACAACATGCGTGAAATGGAAGCGATGTCGGACCGCATTATTTTTCTACAGCGGGGCAAGATCGTGGCTGAAGGCACGCCCCCTGAGATCGTCACTCGGTTCGGACAGGCGGACCTGGAAGACGTGTTTCTGAAGTTGGCCCGCGAACAGTATCGATAGAGTGAGGTCGTCTCGATGGGGAACGGGAGTGCAGATCGTCATGGTTGACGCAGGATTGTCGTTCGGAGCCGGTCTGCTCATCGGTGGATTCGGCCTCATGCTGGCTTGGGGGCTGTTGTGGCTGGTCGTTGGAACTGTCGGATTGATGAGGCAGACCTGCGGGTGGGCGATTGTGCTCAGTAGCGTTAGCAGCAGCGCCATTGCGGCCCTGTCGATAACGGGGGTTCTGTGGGCCGCTGGTGCTGCCGGATCGAGCGGGCCCGCCTTTCACATCGGGCTCATGACGCTGCCGCTGGCCCTGCTCGTGACGGCATTCTTCCGATTAAAGGATGGGCGGCGAATCGGTCCGGCCTTCGTCGAAGGCAGCCGGGTGATGTTGCATCAACTCCTCGGGATTCATCAGGAGGGGTGCGGGCATTGTCACGAGCAGCCCTCTCAAGTCAGCCCCTGTCAGGAGAAGTCGTAGCGGAGATGGCCTATCACCGTATCGCAGCCCTGGTGCTCCGTCACCTCTATCTCTACCGGCGCAGTTTGCCGAGAATGATGGAGATCATCTATTGGCCGTTCCTGGATCTGGTCATCTGGGGGTTCATCACGGTCTATCTGGCGACCTTTCAAGGTCAGATGCCGGCGGTCGTGACTTTTCTCCTGGGAGCGCTCATTCTTTGGGATGTGTTGTTTCGCTCGCAACAGGGCATCACCATTTCGTTTCTGGAAGAAATCTGGGCGCGTAACTTGATGAATCTGTTCGCCAGCCCGCTCACGCCGAGCGAGTTCCTGGCGGCCACCATGGTCATGAGCCTGTTCAAGGTGGCGGCGGTGTCGATCGTGATGTCCGTCTGCGCCTGGTTGTTTTACGACTACAACGTCTTCATCATCGGTCTGTGGCTCATGCCATTCGTCTTGAACCTAGTCTTGACCGGGTGGATCATCGGCGTGTTGACGACGTCGCTCATCATGCGGTTCGGACAGGAGGCCGAAGTGTTGGCCTGGAGTATGGTTTTTTTGTTTCAACCGATTTCCTGCGTGTTTTATCCTATGGAGGTGTTGCCGGTCTGGTTGAAAGGGGTGGCCTGGCTCAATCCGGCCGCGCATGTGTTCGAGGGAATGCGGGGGCTCCTCGCCGGTCATACAACTCCTCTGCCCAGCCTCGGCTGGGCCTCCGGGTTGAATCTCTTGTCTCTCGGCGTCGTCATTGCCTGGTTTCATCACACCTTCAATGTATGCAAGGAACGGGGATCCTTGGTGCGGGTGGGCGAGTAGCATCACAGGAATATCATGGTTGGGTGAGGGGGGAGGCATGAAGATCACATCAGGGCAAGTCCGGCCGGCACAGCCGTCGGCCGATCTCGACGACTTTTCATTCCACCAGACTCCGGTCCTCGTCCTCGAGAATTTTTGGTCCGCCGACGATCGCAGCCTGTTTCGAGAGGCCATGCAACGGGCCAACTGGAACCGATTGCAGGATATGCCTTCTGTGCGACAGAACTTCCCGAACAGCGGCAACTGGGCGAAGGCCGAAATCGCCCAACCGCAGGGCCAACTGCTCCTGAGCCGCTTGCAGTTGTCCTGCATCCAGCGGTACGTCGAGTCGTTCCCCAACATCACCCGCCGGCATCTAGGGTTCAGTTATTATTCATACGGCGCCGGTGACTGTCTGCTCACTCACGATGATACGGACCAGGGCCATCCGATCGGTGGGAAACCGGCTCCGCTCAGGCGTCTCGCGCTCGTCACCTACTTCCATGAACGATGGGAATGTGATTGGGGAGGTGAACTGATGATCTACTCAGCGGTGGGAGGGCAACAGGATGAAAAGCCGGACCTGACCGTGACCCACTGCATTGCGCCCAAGCCGGGATCGCTGGTCATGTTCACGGTGCCGCGCTACCATCGAGTCTGTCGCGTCGATCAGGCGGCGGGGGACCACAAGCGTCTCTCGATTGCCGGCTGGTTCATGACCGAACACTGGTAGGGGTTGAATCGTCGGGTGGACAGCGGTACCGATTCGAGTCGGTCCCTGAGGGGAGCGGCTCTTGCGTCTCGTCTTCAGACGGAATCGTACCTGGTTCTCCACTTCAACCACGGACGGATGACACGGTATTTGATGGCTTGTATGGTAAGGGGACCCATGGTACTATTCCTTGTCTCTCGCTGGGGCCTGGTGAGGGATTCGTTGAAATGGTTCAGGCCTGATCTCGATGTTGCCTTGCCCGGGAATCTAATCGAAAGCCAGACCCAAGCCGCTCCACCACGTCGCGTCTTCGGCCCGTCCTTTCCCTTTCTTTCCTTCGTTCAAGACAATGTCACTACCCAAGAGGAGGACCCACATGGGTTCTAAAATTTATGTTGGCGGGTTGCCCTATGCGGCGACCGAGCAGCAGTTGAGCGATCTGTTCGCGGTACATGGGGCGGTTGAATCGGCCCGCGTCATCACGGACAAGTTTACCGGCCAATCGAGAGGATTCGGATTCGTCGAAATGGCCTCTTCCGAAGAGGCGCAGAAGGCGATTGCCGCTCTCAATGGGACGGACATGGGTGGCCGGACATTGACGGTCAATGAAGCGCGTCCTCAGGAGCCTCGAACCGGCGGCGGACCGGGACGGAGCGGAGGAGGAGGCGGGGGATTCAACGGTCGTGGGGGCAAGCGCGATCGCTGGTAATCACTACGTCTGACTATATGAATGGGGCAGCCATCTTGTGGTGGCTGCCCCTTTTTTTTATGGGGAGTTGGGTGACGACGGTCTGCGATGGCGAGGAAGATTCGCCGTTCGAAGCTTACTCAAGGAGACGGAGTCCAAGGTCGTCGAAGTAGGTCACGGCGTCGGCCTTCGTCCAGAGCCCGATCCTGCCGCCGGAGAAGGTGTTGTCGCAGACGCGAAAGAGCGGAGCCTCGTCGTACTGAGCCTTGATCTCGCAACCCCGTTGCATGATGCGCAGCCTGTGCCAGCCGGCGGCCGAGAGCGGGTGATCGATCTGTTTCACGACCTGCTGCACGCCTTTTACGACCCGATAGAGACGAATCTTTTGTTCGACGAGGCTGGCTCGCAGCAGGTAGTAGTTACGGTCATCCGTCGCACGCCAAATCAGCCCGCCGCCAAGGTCGGCTTTTCCCCCCACGGCTAAGTAGGACACGGTCACATCGACATTATGACTCTCGGTTCCTTCCACGAGGAGGAGTTTGTGCGCTTGGTCCGTTCCCTTCGGCAGCACCTGTGCGAGCACTTGCGACGCGCTCTGGGCTCGATCGGTGATCAGGATTTTCCACTCGCCGGCCGGCCGGCCGTCGAACAAGGTTCCGACGGTGAATGAGCCCGGCAGCGAACCAGGCGGTGCATTGTCGAAGGTCCACTGACGTCCGGGAGTTGTTTCCGGCTCGGCCGACAGGGATGGGCTACCGAGGAGACCTGTCACACAGAGAACGGTCGGCACCATGCATCCGAGGCAGATGAAAGGGTTGAATGCCGCAAAGGTTCCCAGGATCGTCATCGTCGAGATTCCCAGTCCAATCCGGAGCGTTGAGGACTGTACACTAAATCCGGTACGGTCGGCGAGTGTGTTCGAGGGAATCGAGCCGGATCGGCGACGGTGATCGGCGGAAGTTGACGGACTTCTAAGGCATTTCCAGTTCGCGGAGCTTCGCTTCGGCCTGTTCGAGCCACCGTCGATTGGCGGGGGTGTCCAGCTCCAGGCGGAGATATTGTCTCAGCTCCTGGGCCGCTTCCGTGCGCCGCCCCATGCCGGCCAGGGCATTCCCGAGGTTGAAGCGGATTTTCGCGTCGTTCGGACGCAGATGCAGGGCCGCGCGGAATTCGCCGACCGCCGCTTCCGGATTCTTTTTTTCCATCAAGGCCAGGCCCAAGTTGAAGTGCGCGTTGACATCGTTCGGCTGGAGGCTGGCGGCGGTTCGATATTCTGCAATGGCTCCGTCGAGATCGCCCATGGCCTTCAGGGTCACCCCCAAGTTGTTGTGGGCATGCACATCATGGGGACGGTGATGCAGGACGGTCCTGAATTCTGCAATGGCGCCTCCCAGGTCTCCCATTTCCTTGAGGGCGACACCCAGGTCGTTGTGGGCCTTCAGATCGTCCGGTTTGAGCCGCAGGGCTTCCCTGAATTCAGCGATCGCCTCGTCATGTTTCCCGACGTCCAAGAGGGTATTCGCTAAATTGAGGTGCGCGGCGAAATAATTTGTCTGGAGTCGAAGGGCATGCCGGAATTCATCGATGGCCTGCCCCAGGTCTCCCTTGAAGACAAAGGCTACGCCGAGATCGTTATGGCGCATCGCTTCCGCGTCGGCGTCGAGCGGTTTGGTGATCTTGTCGGTGGGCGACACAATCTGTTCTTCCGCCAACGGACTGGTTTCGAGCGGGACAGGCTGCGGCACCCGTTTGTCCTGGGGCGCGGCAAGCGAGTGGACCGTGAAGAACGGCGCGAGCACGAGTGCAAGGAAGATCAACAGACGGTCGATCCGACGGACCCTGTTGCGGTCGCTGACACCGTCCGACATGCACACTCCTTTTGCAAAGACTCCGGGGTAATGACACAAACCGGCGTAACCGTATCCTGGTCGGACGCCCGTAGGATCCCGCCGGATCGCATCATGCCAAATAGCCCGATCCATGCTGAAAATTCAAGTTGAAAGTCCATTGAAAATCCGTGGTGCCGAGGCTCGTTTCCTTGACACAAGGCAATGGAGCCCGTGCTGTCCATGCCGACTCGTATCCGAGAACGCAAGGTGAGATCGGCTGCTCAGTGTACCGCCGAACCGCCGGTGGGAGCGACGACGGCGCCGGTCTGAACGTTCCACCCGCCTCCGAGGGCCTTGTAGAGGCTTACCATGTCGGTGAGACGGGCCCGTTCCGTCTGGGCGAGTTGTGTTTCCGCCGCGAGCATCGTGCGCTGAGCGTCGAGGACATCGAGGTAATTTACCAACCCCTTGCGGTACCGCACCTCCGCCAGTCCGACGGCGGCGCCGGCCGCAGTGGCCTGTTCACGTTGGCGTGCCAGTTGTTCCGTGCGCGCCTGGATCGATACCAGGAGGTCCGCCACTTCTCGAAAGGCGAGCAGGATGGTTTGCTGGTAACTCTCCATCATTTGTTGATAGCGTGACTCTGCCGCATCCAGCCTGGCGACGTTGGTGCCGCCCATGAAAATGGGCAGGGTGACCGAGGGGCCGATGCTATAGTTGGTGCTGTTTCCCGAGAACCAATTGACGAACTCGACGCTTTGCAAGCCGCCCTGCCCGGTGATGGAGAGGGTGGGGAAGAAATAGGCGCGGGCCTGACCGATCCTGGCATTGGCGGCTACCAACGTGGCTTCTGCCTGCAGGATATCCGGTCGTCGTTCCAACAGCTGCGACGGCAGGCCTACGGGAATCTCCGGCTGTACGATCACCTGGCGCAACGATTTCGGTTGCAAGGTCAGTTTGCCGGGGGGCGATCCCGTCAAGACTTCCAGTCGGTGCAACTCGACGGCGCGGAGGCGGGTGAGGTCGGGAATTTGTCCGGCACTCTCTGCGACCAAGACTTCCGTCCGTCTCACGTCCAGGTCCGAGGCTAACCCAACCGAGGCCCGCTTGGTGATGATATCGAGCGAGTCCCGCCGCAACGTGAGGGCGCGTTGGGCGATCTCGATCTGCTCGTCCAGTTCGCGGATGCGAAAGTAGGATTGCCCGACGTCACCGACCAACGTCAGCGCAATCGCGCGGGCGTCTTGCTCGATGGCCTGAGCCTCCGCCGAGGCTGCCTCCAGCCCGCGCCGAATGCGCCCCCAGACGTCCAATTCCCACCGGAGGTCAGCGGCCCCGTTCCAGAGGTCGAACCCGCTGCCGGGAGCCGCGAAGACCTGAGGCCCCGGCTGCTTGCCGGTGGCCAGCCCGATCCCTGCCAACGTGTTTTTCGAAATCGCGAGGTTGGTATAGCTGCCTTGCACATTGAGCTGGGGATAGAGTCCTGTGCCGGCCGTCATGACAGAGGCCCGTCCTTCCAGTACGCGGGAGACGGCGCGGCGTACGTCGTGGTTCTGGGCGAGCGCCTGTTCGATGAATTGAGTCAACTCCTGATTGTGGAATGCCCGCCACCAGTCGGCCTCCGGCATCTTGTCGGAGGCGGCCGGCGGTCCCGAGGTCATACGGCTCCAGTCTGCCGGGGTCTCGACCGGCGGTCGATGGTAGTCGGGTCCTTGCAGGCAGCCGGTCGATGCGAACGCCAGGATACCGAGGAAGGCGGAAACCACCTTGCTTGAAACGGGGACGGATCGGTTCATTTCGCCGGCACCTCGGCGGACCGTTCTCCGGCCGACGGTTGCGCAGGTTTCTGCGTCGGCGTCCGATCGATGAACACATCCACTTGCTGTCCGGCATAGAGAGGAAAGGGCGGCGGTTCGAACCGGTAGATGATCTGGAGGACACGCGTGTCCACTCGCTCGCTGTTGTCTCCCGTCAGGGATTTTTTCGGAACGATATAGGGCTCGATGCGGACGAAGGTCAGCGGAATGGCCTGAGTCGTATTGCCTTTCAGGTAGGCGACGCCGGGCCGATTGGGAATCACCAAGGGGGCATTGACCTCATCCACGTCCGCACGCACTTGCAACTGTTGTGTGTCTCCCAGCAACATGAGCGGCTCGCTTGCGCCGGTCGTCAGGGCATACTCGCCGGCCCTCACGTTAACCTGCAAAATGGTGCCGGCGCGAGGCGCCCGGACCGTCAGCCGGTCCAGGAGTAATTGCGTTTCATCGCGCTGAGCCGTGACCTGTTTCAGCGCCGCTTCGAAACGGCTCAAGGCGCGCTTGGCCATTTCCCAGGCGTACCAGGTGCGTTTGACGTCGTCCTCACTGACGGCCCGACTGTCGCGCACGGCTTGCAAGCGTTTGAGTTGCGTGTCGAGATCACCGGCCCGGTATTTCTGTTCTTCGACTTGGGCCTGGGCCGGTGGAATCGCCGCTTGGCGGGCGATCAATTGCGCCCGCAGGTCTCGATCATCCAGTTGGAGGAGCGGGTCTCCTTCACGGACCTGGTCGCCGACCGTGACGAAGACTTTCGTCACGAGCCCCGCCGTCGGGGGACCGACGCGGACGTTTTCGTTGACGGCTTCGATGATGCCGGTGGCGGCGACGGTGTTGTCATAGGGGGAACGAGGCGGTTCCACGAGCGGTGTCGGCATGGGAGTATCCTTGCCGGCGGTCAGGACCGTCCAGGCGGCCAGCGCCGCTCCGGCAACGGCGAGCCAGACGCTGACCCGATTGAGAATCGTCATGCGGTAGCCTCTTTCTGAATCGGGTGAATGCCGACGATGCGCCCGTCGGTCAACTCCGCCATCCGGTCGCCGAACTTGAAAATGCGACTGTCGTGGGTGACGACGATCACGCAACGATCGGAGGCCCGTCCCACGTCTCGAATCAGCTCCATGATCTTTTGGCCGTTGGGTCCGTCGAGGGCGGCGGTCGGTTCGTCGCACACGAGGAGTTTCGGTTCATTGACCAGCGCCCGGGCGACGGCCACCCGTTGCTGTTGGCCGCCGGAAAGGTTCTTCGGGAGAAATTCCGTCCGATCGGCCAGACCGACCCGTTCGAGCATCCGTCGCGCCCTGGCGAGGGCGTCGTGTTTGGCCATCCTCTGGATCAGCAACGGAATAGCGACATTCTCCGCGGCAGTCAGGGCTGGCAGAAGGTTGAACTGTTGATAGATGAATCCCATCGTTCGCCCACGAAAGCTGGTCCTCGTGCCGGCCGACATCGTCGTGAGGGACGCTCCCAAGACCGCGAGGTCGCCCGCATCGACATCCAGGATACCGGCGATCGCGGACAGCAACGTGGTCTTTCCTCCTCCCGACTCCCCGACGAGGAGCAACAACTCGCCGAAATAGACGTCGAGGTCGATGCCCTTGAGGACCGTCACCGCGGTGTCGCCGTTGCCGAACGACTTCACGAGCCCCCGGACCTGGACGGCCACGGAGACCTGCTGCCGGTCCGGCTCCTGCGCATGATCCTGTGGCTGTGAAGAACCCTCCATAGGCCTCAGCGAAACACGATGGCCGGTTCAAGCCGAGCCAGCTTCAAGATACTGATCAGGGCTGACAGGCTACAGATCATGAGCAAGGCGACCAAGACCAGCAGGAGCAACGGCCAGGTTTCGATGAACGGCAGCTGACCTTCCTGGGCGGTCAACAGTCCGAAGCCGGTGGCCAGGCCGATGCCTACCCCATAGCCGGTGAGGCCCACGGTGAAGGCCTGCAGCAAAATCATGCGCGCCAAGGTCGCCGTGGAGGCCCCCATCGCCTTCAACGCGCCGAACTGCCTGAGGTTCTCGACCGTGAAGAGGTAGAACGTCTGCCCTGCGATGGCCATGCCGACGACGAAACCGAGGAGGATTGTGGTGCCGAAGTTGATCCCGATCCCGGTGTTCTTAAGCACCCAACCGATGGTTTTCCAACCGAAGGCCTCGCCGGTGAAGGCCCCGAGTCCGGTCTGATTGCGGATGCGCTGAATGACCTCCTCGATCGGTGCATCGTCCTTGGCCTTGGCCAGGACGTAGGAGAGGGTCCGCCGTTCCCTCGGCACATAACGCAGGGCGCGTTCGTAGGTGGTGTAGACCACCGGGATATTGGTGAAGGTTTTCTGAATTTTGGCGATGGCCACGACGCGGGCCAGCTTGTCGTTGAGTTCGAAGACCGTGCCGATCTTGATGACCCCCGGCCCTCCCATTCGTTCCACGGCCCACTGATCCACGGCGACGGCATCGGGCTGCCGCAGGTCTTCGAAACGCCCGGCCAAGACTTCGGCAGGACGGCCGATCAAGGTGGCGCTGTCCAAGCCGGTCAAGGTGATCTGATGGTACTCTCCGTTCGACAGCCTGGCCCGCAACAGACCCTTATAGAGGGGCACAGCCCATTCCACACCAGGGATGCTGCGGACACGGTCCACCGTGGTATCGGCGATCGGCTTGACCTCATCGACCTGCGAGATGCCGGGATCGGTCACCCAAATCGGCACATTGACATTGCTGATGCTCGATTGCGACCAAATCATGAGTCCCCAGAAGATGGAGCCCTGTTGCACGATCAACATCACGGCAAAGGTCAAACCGCAGAGGAGCATGAGGTACTTCGCGCGGTCCCCGAAGAGCATCCTGAGCGCGATGTAGTTCATGCGGCAACCTCGGTCTGCAGGGCGGGCAGCGAATCGCCCCGGTCCCGGGGCGACGGCGGCGGCGAGATCGAATGGCGCGTGCGTGGAAACACCATACCAGGTTGCGGTTGTCGATGGTCGAACGCGCGATCCCATGACCCGCTTCCGACATGATCTGACGAGCTTGGATTATCCCTTCCCATGGGAACGTTCCTTGAGGGCGTCGAGGCGGCGCCGGTCGAGCGTGACGTACAGGGCCTTTTCCTGCGTGACCGTCACGGCGCCGGGTGCTTGACCTTTGGATTTGCGCACCCA
Proteins encoded in this region:
- a CDS encoding Cytochrome c family protein translates to MRRVSAIVIGAVVAGAVAVGGVAVPLTNHPKFCATCHTIKPAYESWLQSSHKEVECVACHVRPGVVGWLHDKAWHGTRDVAIYLFGTPTEPHNLQAQVDSGVCLGCHRNILRVSEIATRDLPTPVKDVGLIMSHRKHMEAFGRRGQGEGCTTCHAAVVHERPIKGYPIVIPRGHVAADNKSWKPEHPEGSVLHKRALSDCFRCHDNKTEYDGRVLSRKCETCHLPEKLTEFLSF
- a CDS encoding RNA-binding region RNP-1, whose protein sequence is MGSKIYVGGLPYAATEQQLSDLFAVHGAVESARVITDKFTGQSRGFGFVEMASSEEAQKAIAALNGTDMGGRTLTVNEARPQEPRTGGGPGRSGGGGGGFNGRGGKRDRW
- a CDS encoding TPR domain protein, with protein sequence MSDGVSDRNRVRRIDRLLIFLALVLAPFFTVHSLAAPQDKRVPQPVPLETSPLAEEQIVSPTDKITKPLDADAEAMRHNDLGVAFVFKGDLGQAIDEFRHALRLQTNYFAAHLNLANTLLDVGKHDEAIAEFREALRLKPDDLKAHNDLGVALKEMGDLGGAIAEFRTVLHHRPHDVHAHNNLGVTLKAMGDLDGAIAEYRTAASLQPNDVNAHFNLGLALMEKKNPEAAVGEFRAALHLRPNDAKIRFNLGNALAGMGRRTEAAQELRQYLRLELDTPANRRWLEQAEAKLRELEMP
- a CDS encoding Molybdopterin-guanine dinucleotide biosynthesis protein MobB produces the protein MAVPILCFVGRSNSGKTTLIERVIPELVRAGYKVATVKHAGHGFDLDTEGKDSWRHKQAGASAVVIISKSSLAMFADVSDHMNVEDVRERYLDTSYDLILAEGWRSEGYPKIVVVRDQIGEVPVSHDGLLAVVSNKPIETSVPLIDPDDVSAVAALIIRHFPKAQGDDA
- a CDS encoding Molybdopterin molybdenumtransferase, yielding MKAADATTGLTPLHEAQRIVLEAASPLGLEKVSILDTLGRVLGEDIVAERHNPPWDNSAMDGFAVRAEDIKQDYAISKPVTLTIIEDVPAGKMPTKSVGRGQAIRIMTGAPIPNGADTVVKVEDTEHTPDSVRVFKPEPRGSNVRPQGEDVKKGDCIMSKGTPIRSGETGMLAILAKSFVLVYQRPRVAILSTGDELADLDERFSDEKIINSNSYGIATAVQEAGGVPILLGIARDNPAALKEKISHGLNADILVLSGGVSMGDYDFTKAVFRDLGAEMNFWKLAIRPGQPLAFGKIQGKLAFGLPGNPVSSMVTFEQLVRPAMLKLSGARSYGRPLVEALFQETFSKRSDRRHFLRGVLWREGGVFKVRTTGDQGSGILTSMVKANCLIDIPVEAERVNPGDPVTVQLLSGSAWMEQAAPLPSTGHRQSCC
- a CDS encoding Cytosolic Fe-S cluster assembling factor NBP35, translating into MPRELHVISQPSSSNGGDACTYMWACAICDENETCQKDKEGHSRWLVAKRMERIEYKVLVMSNKGGVGKSTCTTNLAVSLALKGWHVGICDMDIHGPNIPKMVGAEGQKLKISTSGGIIPFQAYNMKIASMSFLLQNSDDPIIWRDAYKYEFINQLLGGVEWQDLNFLLIDLPPGTGNESVTTIDLLGNVSGAVIITTPQEVALLDSRKSVTFCKDSEVPIIGIVENMSGLECPHCHKPVDVFRKGGGEASAADMGVPFLGRIPLDPDVVMQSDAGEPFALFNSDTATAQAYHDIANQVETFCKKSGSLVKPAPRHQH
- a CDS encoding Efflux ABC transporter, permease protein produces the protein MAYHRIAALVLRHLYLYRRSLPRMMEIIYWPFLDLVIWGFITVYLATFQGQMPAVVTFLLGALILWDVLFRSQQGITISFLEEIWARNLMNLFASPLTPSEFLAATMVMSLFKVAAVSIVMSVCAWLFYDYNVFIIGLWLMPFVLNLVLTGWIIGVLTTSLIMRFGQEAEVLAWSMVFLFQPISCVFYPMEVLPVWLKGVAWLNPAAHVFEGMRGLLAGHTTPLPSLGWASGLNLLSLGVVIAWFHHTFNVCKERGSLVRVGE